A portion of the Streptomyces sp. YPW6 genome contains these proteins:
- a CDS encoding lysine transporter LysE, producing the protein MGVRRAAKGVGDFLVETLGEAVAEVILSLLACALLGCLALIAYLSWSLSPRFTIAGAGLLSLLLAHGAWQTFRTPAKGRRRGLAALTAVGFTVTAMTALFLLLYSTGCDCL; encoded by the coding sequence ATGGGGGTCCGCAGGGCAGCGAAAGGCGTCGGCGACTTCCTGGTCGAGACGCTGGGAGAAGCCGTCGCCGAGGTGATCCTCAGCCTGCTCGCCTGTGCCCTGCTCGGCTGCCTGGCTCTGATCGCCTACCTGAGCTGGTCCCTCAGCCCGCGCTTCACCATCGCGGGGGCTGGGCTGCTCAGCCTCCTCCTCGCCCACGGCGCTTGGCAGACCTTCCGTACTCCCGCGAAGGGGCGCCGTCGGGGCCTCGCAGCCCTGACCGCTGTCGGTTTCACTGTGACCGCCATGACGGCCCTCTTCCTGCTGCTCTACTCCACAGGATGCGACTGCCTGTGA
- a CDS encoding acyl-CoA dehydrogenase family protein, with translation MSAPHNTPQVPQAPKVTEREARRVAEAAREQDWRKPSFAKELFLGRFRLDLIHPHPLPPPDDIRRGEEFLARLRAFCETHIDSARIEREARIPDEVISGLKELGALGMKIETKYGGLGLTQVYYNKALALVGSASPAIGALLSAHQSIGVPQPLKIFGTQEQKDVYLPRLATTDISAFLLTEPDVGSDPARLATTAVPDGPDYLLDGVKLWTTNGVVADLLVVMARVPASEGHPGGITAFVVEADAPGVTVEQRNAFMGLRGIENGVTRFHRVRVPGACRIGPEGAGLKIALTTLNTGRLSLPAMCVGVGKWSLKIAREWSAVREQWGRPVARHEAVGSKISFIAATTFALEAIVDLSSQMADEDRNDIRIEAALAKLYGSEMGWLIADELVQIRGGRGFETAESLAARGERAVPAEQMLRDMRINRIFEGSTEIMHLLIAREAVDAHLKVAGDIIDPDKPLSAKAKAGAGAAGFYARWLPKLVAGPGQLPGTYAEFHPAGHRDLSGHLRYVERCSRKLARSTFYAMSRWQGRMETKQGFLGRIVDIGAELFAMSAACVRAEHLRGAGEHGREAYQLADVFCEQARIRVEELFTRLWSNTDDLDRRVVDGVLSGTYTWLEEGVIDPSGEGPWIADAAPGPSVRENQHRPLR, from the coding sequence ATGTCCGCACCACACAACACCCCTCAGGTCCCCCAGGCCCCCAAGGTCACCGAACGCGAAGCGCGCCGGGTCGCCGAAGCCGCCCGTGAGCAGGACTGGCGCAAGCCCAGCTTCGCCAAGGAGCTGTTCCTGGGGCGCTTCCGGCTCGACCTGATCCATCCCCACCCCCTGCCGCCGCCCGACGACATACGGCGTGGCGAGGAGTTCCTGGCGCGGCTGAGGGCGTTCTGCGAGACGCACATCGACAGCGCGCGGATCGAGCGGGAGGCGCGGATTCCCGACGAGGTGATCAGCGGGCTCAAGGAGCTCGGCGCGCTCGGGATGAAGATCGAGACCAAGTACGGCGGGCTCGGACTCACCCAGGTGTACTACAACAAGGCGCTCGCTCTCGTCGGCTCCGCCAGCCCCGCGATCGGCGCGCTGCTCTCCGCGCACCAGTCGATCGGTGTACCGCAGCCGCTGAAGATCTTCGGCACCCAGGAGCAGAAGGACGTCTACCTGCCCCGGCTGGCCACCACCGACATCTCCGCCTTCCTGCTGACCGAGCCGGACGTCGGCTCCGACCCCGCCCGCCTCGCCACCACCGCCGTGCCCGACGGTCCGGACTACCTCCTGGACGGTGTGAAGCTCTGGACCACCAACGGCGTCGTCGCCGATCTGCTCGTCGTCATGGCCCGGGTCCCCGCCTCCGAGGGGCACCCCGGCGGCATCACCGCGTTCGTCGTCGAGGCCGACGCCCCCGGCGTGACCGTGGAGCAGCGCAACGCCTTCATGGGCCTGCGCGGCATCGAGAACGGCGTCACCCGCTTCCACCGGGTCAGGGTGCCCGGTGCCTGCCGGATCGGGCCCGAGGGGGCCGGGCTGAAGATCGCTCTGACCACCCTCAACACCGGGCGGCTCTCGCTTCCCGCGATGTGCGTGGGCGTCGGCAAGTGGTCGCTGAAGATCGCCCGCGAATGGTCCGCCGTACGCGAGCAGTGGGGCCGGCCCGTCGCGCGGCACGAGGCGGTCGGCTCCAAGATCTCGTTCATCGCGGCCACCACCTTCGCCCTGGAGGCCATCGTCGACCTCTCCTCGCAGATGGCCGACGAGGACCGCAACGACATCCGCATCGAGGCCGCCCTCGCCAAGCTGTACGGCTCCGAGATGGGCTGGCTGATCGCCGACGAGCTCGTGCAGATCCGCGGCGGGCGCGGATTCGAGACCGCCGAGTCGCTGGCCGCCCGCGGCGAGCGGGCCGTCCCGGCCGAGCAGATGCTCCGGGACATGCGGATCAACCGGATCTTCGAGGGCTCCACCGAGATCATGCACCTGCTGATCGCCCGCGAGGCCGTCGACGCCCACCTCAAGGTCGCGGGCGACATCATCGATCCCGACAAACCGCTCTCCGCCAAGGCGAAGGCGGGCGCCGGCGCCGCCGGGTTCTACGCCCGCTGGCTGCCCAAGCTCGTCGCCGGTCCGGGGCAACTGCCGGGCACGTACGCCGAGTTCCATCCGGCCGGGCACCGAGACCTCTCCGGGCACCTCCGGTACGTCGAGCGGTGCTCGCGCAAGCTCGCCCGGTCCACCTTCTACGCCATGTCCCGCTGGCAGGGCCGGATGGAGACCAAGCAGGGCTTCCTCGGCCGGATCGTCGACATCGGCGCCGAACTCTTCGCCATGAGCGCCGCCTGCGTCCGCGCCGAGCACCTGCGCGGAGCGGGGGAGCACGGCCGCGAGGCCTACCAGCTCGCGGACGTCTTCTGCGAGCAGGCCCGCATCCGGGTCGAGGAGCTGTTCACCCGTCTGTGGTCCAACACCGACGACCTCGACCGGCGCGTGGTCGACGGCGTCCTGTCGGGGACGTACACCTGGCTGGAG